The Vibrio cyclitrophicus genome segment AAACCTCGTTCGTGAGCAACACTTTGGTGAAGACAATGAAGAGCAAGAGCCAGGACTACGCTGTATTGCGGTGCCGGTTTACGACCGATTTGGCGCTCCTATTGCGGCTATCTCAGTTTCATTCCCTACTATTCGATTCGAGGAAAGCCGTAAACAAGAGTATATCGCTCTTCTCCATACAGCAGGACGTAACGTCTCTGAGCATTTAGGCTACCATAAGTACCCTATTTGACATTGATAAAGAAAAAAAGCAGCACACGTGCTGCTTTTTTTTACCACAAATTTATAATTGAAACACCATTTCACTTAAGGGTTAGCATGGGAACTTCAGCTTCAAACAATATTCTTGATTTCTTGATTCATCTCGACCCTTTCGATCTTCTTCCAAAGCCCGTCGTTGAATCACTGGCTAGTGCGGTTACCGTCAAATACCTCGCCAAAGGCGAAAATATTGAATTTCATTCCATGTGCGAGAAACGTTACCTCTATGTGATTCGAAAAGGTGCCATTGAGCAACGAACCCAGCTCAATAAGTTACGAGCGCGCCTTGGAGAGGAAGATCAATTTGGATTTACTTTTCTAGAGCCTCTTAAAGAAGCTGAAGATGGGTATCGAGCAGAAGCGATTGAAGACTCGCTGCTTTACCTCATACCGCACGCCAACATCCAAGAAACGTGCGAACAGCATCCCGAGATCAAAGACTACTTTGCGGCTACGGTCAAAACACGTTTACACTCTGCGATACGCTCAATCGTCAATAAAGAAGATAAAAGTCTGTTCTTTCGTACTGTTGGTGAAGTAGCTAGCGAAAATATCACTGTATCTGACTATAACGACTCGATCATTGATGTCGCCAAAGCCATGTGTGGCAAACGTCGCAGTTCATGTGCAGTGGTTCTAAGAGAGCGTGAAATTGTTGGCTTAGTCACGGACCGAGATATGACACAACATGTTGTTGCCCAAGGGGTAAATACTCAGCGCCCCATTCATGAAGTCATGACTCGCAATCCCATCTTGATAAACAGCGAAGATAAAGTGATTCAAGCGATTTCACTTATGCTGCAGTACAACATTCGCTGCCTGCCTGTCATTGCCAACCACGAAGTAAAGGGCTTATTGACCACCACTCACTTAGTTCACAACCATAGAACTCAGTCACTATTTTTGATTGAAAAAATCAAGTACGCGAACTCGATAAGTGCCCTTGCGAATCTTCGAGATGAAAAGGAAACCATTTTCCAAGCCTTAGTCGAAAGTGGCGTGAGTGCCGAGATTCATGGTCAGGTCATGTCGATGATCATGGATGCTTTCAATAGGCGAATAATCCAACTAACCGAAGAGGTGCTCGGACCACCACCTTGTGACTATGCATGGATGGTTGCGGGATCTCATGCGCGAAATGAGGTACACATGCTGTCGGATCAAGACAATGCTTTAGTTCTTGCAGAAGATGCAACCGAGAATGACCGACTCTACTTTGCCTACTTTGCCATGCGCGTATGTAATGGACTCGCGGCCGTTGGCTACCCTTTATGCAGCGGTAAATACATGGCCGCTACTGCCAAATGGAACCAAAATGTAAGTCGCTGGAAAGATTATTACACGAAATGGGTAGCCAGTCCTGAGTATAACAAACTGCTCAGTATCAGTGTCTTCATGGAGATACGCTGCGTCTACGGGAATGCGGAACTTGTCGATACGCTTCAAAACCACTTACACCAGACCATTCATGCAAACCCTCGCTTTATCCCAGCGCTGACACGTGATGCCATCGAAACCTCACCACCACTTGGTATTTTTAACAGCCTAGTTCTTGAGAAAAGTGGTGATAATACCAAGTCACTCAACATCAAAAAGTTTGCCCTGAACCTTATTATCGATCTCGCTCGCATATACAGCCTTGCCGCTGGAGGCTCTTTAACAGGAACTGAAGAGCGTTTTCGTTATGCCGTCGAGCAAGGTACATTGTCTCAAGACAGCTGCGATAACATTGTTGGCGCTTACCGTTTTCTGATGCAGGTTCGGTTTAGACACCAACTCAACGCCCAAGTGCGCGGCGATACCCCAGACAACAACATCCGCCCTGATGAGTTCAGCAGTTTTGAACGTAAGCACCTAAAAGACGCGTTCAAGATCATTAGTGAACTGCAGGATGTCGCTAAACTCAAATTTTTAAGCGGGTTTTAATATGTTGGCCAAAACCCTACAAAAGCTCTTCTCTAAAGGCGATAGCATCGAAGCTCTGCACCAATCCATGCAGGCTAAACACTGGCCTTGTCATGCACTTGGGCATTACTTTGCCCACCCTCTCCCTAATGCAGAGCGCCCTGTGTCTGAGCAAAAATTTGTCGCCCTCGATTTTGAAACGACGGGGTTAGAACCAGACTCTGATAGGATCCTATCTATTGGAACGGTGGAGTTAAACTACGAAGAGATTGATTTAACCAGTGTTAGTGAAGTGATTTTGCGACAAGATGTGACTATTCGCCCGGAAAGCGCCGTCATTCATGAAATTATGCCAACGCAAGTTCGAGAGCAAGGCGTTGAAGCTGAGCATGCGTTCGATCAATTGATCGAGCACCTTAGGGGTAAAACCATCATTGCTCACAGCGCAGGTATTGAGTATGGCTTTTTGTCATCGTACCTAAAAAGGCGCTACCAAATAGAAAAGTTACCTTGTTACATGATAGACACCTTGATGCTTGAGAAACGATTTAGCTACTTAGGGAAAAATCGTGGACATTCCAGCTTTCAACTCGATGATCTGCGGCAACATTATAATTTGCCTAATTATTACGCCCATTCAGCGGCCAGTGATGCACTAGGATGTGCAGAGCTATTTTTAGCACAAATCAAAAGGCTAAAGCTCTGCCATCGTCCGCTCTGTGAGGTAATTTGTCGACCTTAAAGTACAACGTAATTCTACTTAACATGTCGCTAAGCGCTTCTTTTCAAATCCATAGCTGTTAGATTGTAGATCGTCAGATAACCGCTTGAGTTCTAGGAAGCTCAATGAAAACTGCTCAATTCGATTCAAGTTTACTTCTTGAACTTTGAGCAGTTGCTCGATGGACAGATAAACCTGCTCAGAAATGGCCAACTCATTTTTCGTCGACTGTTTTAAATCAGCTACAATACTCTGAACATCACTCGCACCTTGCTTAACTTGACTGAAAATCACACCAACCTGTTCAGATTTGGCCTCGCTCTGCGAAATTTTTTCAAGTAACCCCCTCAAGTCACTAGATACATGTTCAGACTCCAACAAGATATGCTCACTCATTTTTGAGATTTCCACCGTTGCATCGGACGTCCTAGCCGCTAGACTTCGAACCTCATCAGCAACCACAGCAAAACCACACCCTTGATCACCCGCTCTCGCTGCTTCAATAGCTGCGTTTAGGGCTAACAGGTTCGTCTGTTCAGCGATACCTTGAATCACCTCTACAACCCCTGTTATCTGCTCGTATTTTGCTGCTAACAGATCAAAACTGTGCAGTGAACCGTCTAGGCTAGCACGAATGTCCTCCACCGAGCTCTCCATAGATTGAATTGCCTCTACTCCCTCCTCAGACAGTGATTGAGACTGCAAGCTATTCGATTGTGCCTTATCAATACCTATATTGATTTCCTCGATACTGAGCTCAAGAGCCTTCATAGAGTTGAGAGTGTCATCTGAAATCGAACGGATTTGACCTAAGCTTTCCGTCGTTGTCGCGACATTACGATCTAGACTATCGGTAGACTGATTGATCATCATCGAAACCGAACTGATTTTATCGACAAATAGCTTCAAGGAAGCCTGCATCTGGCGAACCGACTCCAGAATGCTGCCTCGTGGAACCGACTGAGCAAGAAATTGAGATAAGTGCCCCTCTACTATGCGCTTTGTTAACGAAACAACGACACTCGGCTCACCACCTACAGAACGATAAATACTGCGCGCAATGAGACCGATTATCAGCAATATCACCGTTAAGATACCGCCGCTGTAGATCAAAAGGCGTGTCACAAGCTGCTGATAACTTTCTTCAACATCGTCCATGTATATACCAAGCCCCATCACCCATTTCAGCTCTGGGATCATAGTAATCGCGCTCACCTTGGTCATCTTTTCCGACGAGTTTGGTTTGCTCACCTCGCCGACAACATAGTTGAACTCCTTGTCCTTCAGCAAGTTTACATGACGAGCATAAGAGCTTTGGAAGATCCCCAGCTTTTCGCTGCGCACATGCACACGAGAGATAGCATTGTGGTCATTCGCCCAAATGTAAGCATTACCCAAACGATAAGTAGACAGCGCTGCAATGACGCGTTGCTCAGCTTCTTCCGGGGAGCGACTTTGCATAATGGCACCCGATGCTTGTTTCTTTGCAAACGAAAGTAGCGATGCCACCTCATGCTTTTTGGTTTCGACCAAAGATGTTTTTATTGAATCCAAGCTTACAAACACAATCAACGCGATACCCAACATCGCTGTAATCAGCAGCAATGCGCCCTTTTTTATCAATGTCATAATCCCTCACAATAAAAAATGACCACACTAACAATCTAGCGTGGCCATATCCGGTCAATCAGTTACAACAAACGCTTAGAAGCTATAGGTAATACCGATACGGCTTCGAAGCTGACGATCGCTTGAAGTGCTCGATACCGAAACATTGGCAAATTCCACATAAGGTCGCCAACTCCAGTCCTCTCCTTTGTAGCCTAGTTTGAACAACGCATCCCAGTTGGTGTCATCATTATCGAAGAACACTTGGTCATCCAAACCTTTCTCATAGTTCGCCTCTAACCCAAACTGAAAACCATTGTATTTGTAATCAAGGTTAGCCGTGACTTTACTCTTCTGCTCGGCAGAGCGATCATCAGAGAAGTTACGGAACTCATGGCGATAGCGGAGCTTAGTGACAAGCCCCGAATCAAAGGAGTACTGAGCACGGAGTTGAGGCTTGTAGGTTACGTGACCAGGAAAGAAGGTTACCGGCATACCAGGAATAAGCATCCAGTTATCATCAATTTTATATTTGTAGCCGAAGTCAAATTCGTTGCCTTTCGATTGCCATTCCGAAAACGGCTTACCTTTTTGCATTGCTTCGACACCAAAGTACATATTTCCAACGCCAGCACCAAGCTTTACGCGGCTAGCGTAAGTTTCACTTTCGTGTTTATATTCTTGACGAAAATCGAGAGATGCCGCAGAAACAGAGGCACTAGCAACCAATGCCACAACCGCAGTTGAAGCTAATTTATAGATTCTAGACACTGTATAATTCCTTTTATTTAAATAATAGATTTTCTACTTTTTTACTATTTGATTTTTCTTTACTTAGCTCAGAAACCGCATCAGTAAATAACGGCTCACCATACGTTTTTTGCGCATAAAGTAAATTTACAAAAGCTTTAGAACTATCAAATCCTTTTAATTCTTTGTATTGCCATTTATCAGGATGATTGGCATGTTTAGCAATATATTGATAGCCCTTTGCTAAAGAATGCTTGTCAACTTCATAATTCCAAACATCCACGCCAAGCTTATTTCCGAAGTGCCCTAGGTGATTATAGGCTTCTAGATTGAAGTTTGAAT includes the following:
- a CDS encoding DUF294 nucleotidyltransferase-like domain-containing protein; this encodes MGTSASNNILDFLIHLDPFDLLPKPVVESLASAVTVKYLAKGENIEFHSMCEKRYLYVIRKGAIEQRTQLNKLRARLGEEDQFGFTFLEPLKEAEDGYRAEAIEDSLLYLIPHANIQETCEQHPEIKDYFAATVKTRLHSAIRSIVNKEDKSLFFRTVGEVASENITVSDYNDSIIDVAKAMCGKRRSSCAVVLREREIVGLVTDRDMTQHVVAQGVNTQRPIHEVMTRNPILINSEDKVIQAISLMLQYNIRCLPVIANHEVKGLLTTTHLVHNHRTQSLFLIEKIKYANSISALANLRDEKETIFQALVESGVSAEIHGQVMSMIMDAFNRRIIQLTEEVLGPPPCDYAWMVAGSHARNEVHMLSDQDNALVLAEDATENDRLYFAYFAMRVCNGLAAVGYPLCSGKYMAATAKWNQNVSRWKDYYTKWVASPEYNKLLSISVFMEIRCVYGNAELVDTLQNHLHQTIHANPRFIPALTRDAIETSPPLGIFNSLVLEKSGDNTKSLNIKKFALNLIIDLARIYSLAAGGSLTGTEERFRYAVEQGTLSQDSCDNIVGAYRFLMQVRFRHQLNAQVRGDTPDNNIRPDEFSSFERKHLKDAFKIISELQDVAKLKFLSGF
- a CDS encoding 3'-5' exonuclease → MLAKTLQKLFSKGDSIEALHQSMQAKHWPCHALGHYFAHPLPNAERPVSEQKFVALDFETTGLEPDSDRILSIGTVELNYEEIDLTSVSEVILRQDVTIRPESAVIHEIMPTQVREQGVEAEHAFDQLIEHLRGKTIIAHSAGIEYGFLSSYLKRRYQIEKLPCYMIDTLMLEKRFSYLGKNRGHSSFQLDDLRQHYNLPNYYAHSAASDALGCAELFLAQIKRLKLCHRPLCEVICRP
- a CDS encoding methyl-accepting chemotaxis protein, whose amino-acid sequence is MTLIKKGALLLITAMLGIALIVFVSLDSIKTSLVETKKHEVASLLSFAKKQASGAIMQSRSPEEAEQRVIAALSTYRLGNAYIWANDHNAISRVHVRSEKLGIFQSSYARHVNLLKDKEFNYVVGEVSKPNSSEKMTKVSAITMIPELKWVMGLGIYMDDVEESYQQLVTRLLIYSGGILTVILLIIGLIARSIYRSVGGEPSVVVSLTKRIVEGHLSQFLAQSVPRGSILESVRQMQASLKLFVDKISSVSMMINQSTDSLDRNVATTTESLGQIRSISDDTLNSMKALELSIEEINIGIDKAQSNSLQSQSLSEEGVEAIQSMESSVEDIRASLDGSLHSFDLLAAKYEQITGVVEVIQGIAEQTNLLALNAAIEAARAGDQGCGFAVVADEVRSLAARTSDATVEISKMSEHILLESEHVSSDLRGLLEKISQSEAKSEQVGVIFSQVKQGASDVQSIVADLKQSTKNELAISEQVYLSIEQLLKVQEVNLNRIEQFSLSFLELKRLSDDLQSNSYGFEKKRLATC
- a CDS encoding oligogalacturonate-specific porin KdgM family protein, whose protein sequence is MSRIYKLASTAVVALVASASVSAASLDFRQEYKHESETYASRVKLGAGVGNMYFGVEAMQKGKPFSEWQSKGNEFDFGYKYKIDDNWMLIPGMPVTFFPGHVTYKPQLRAQYSFDSGLVTKLRYRHEFRNFSDDRSAEQKSKVTANLDYKYNGFQFGLEANYEKGLDDQVFFDNDDTNWDALFKLGYKGEDWSWRPYVEFANVSVSSTSSDRQLRSRIGITYSF